CAGAGAGCAGCAGCCACAGCTGGACGGCTCTCGCTGGTCAGCGGCATTCTGTCATCCCAGGGTTTGATACGCTCCGTGTTTGATAGTTGTGGTTTAAACCATTACGGCTCCTGTTGATTCAGACTGTGTGTCCCTCCCTTGCTCCGCAGGTGTTTGATGTGAAGCTGAACAGTCACTTCGTGGTGAAGGACCTGGATATCTTTGATAAGGTGGGGCACAGCACTGCCCACGACGAGATCATCCCCTTCAGCATCGTCAAGGGCAAGCTGAGCGTCAACGGAGAGGTGTCCACCTTCAACGGCAAGCTCACTGTGGAGTTCGTTAAGGTCAGTCCCTCGCTCATGGGCTGTTGGCTATGGCTCTCTGTGCTTTCCAGTGCTGCCTtctgctttgccatgctttcactgtgctttattatgcttcgctgtgctttcactatggttATGCTAGTGAGaggcaatacattattttaaaggcTTGCTTGTTCCCTTCTTTAAACAAATGCAAGGTGTTAGTGTTTTATTGCATTCACAAAATTATTCACTGCCACTGACcaacctctgtctgtctgtctgtctgtctgcagggtTACTACGACAACCCCAAGGTGTGCGGGCTCTACGTCATGAAGGGAACCGTGGAAGGTGAGTAACTGGGAATTAGAGAGGCGGGGTGCTGGGGAAACTGGGACTCAATTGCTGTAGGATTCTCAGTTTTCTTTCTCGTTCTGGATTGCCTCTCTGTTTTCAAAGACACTGATCAGCACTATTCCTCAGCTAAGATCAGTCCTTATTGAGGGGGATCTTTCTAAACCCAGATGTTTACGATAAAACTCGTAAACTCGGCTTTTAAAATCATAACACCAGTGAGCATCCTCCTGACGTGAATGAAATGCAGCACCAGCATCTTGACCGCCTCAGGCCAGCTGACGATGAGGGAGAAGATAATTCAGTGATCCCAGCACAGTCTGTCCCAAGATGTTAGTATTCTGAACTGTCTTGGCGGTCCTTACCACTGGCAGTAAAACTGCTGCCTACCCGTACTGGCACACACAACACTATGCATCAGCACCAATGCATGCCAACAATAGTGTGAAGGCACAATACATCCTCTCCGACCCCAAACCTGAGCCAGTGTGTCAGTGTTCAGCCTGCAGGTTGTTCTGTGTGATCCCGTGCATCTCCCTGGATGTGATGTGTGAGCGTCTGTCTTCTTGCCTCCTCCCAGACGTGCCCAAGCTGCAGCCTCACCCGGGCTTGGAGaagaaggaggaagaggaggaggaggaggagtatgAGGAAGGAGGGGAGGGGAAGACGACGCCGGCCGCCAAGCACCGTGTCCAGTCCGGCCCCCGTACCCCCAACCCCTACGCAGCCGACAACAGCAGCCTCATGTTCCCCATCCTCGTGTCGTTCGGAGTCTTCATTCCCACGCTGTTCTGTCTCTGCCGCCTGTGAGGTGGGAATGGGGGGATGACTGggcaggagggaggaggggggctgGGCTCAGCAGGGAGAAGAAATATATAGGAGAGAGAACAAGAAAATCAAAACTAATGGGAAAACTTGCTGGCGTAGAGTTACAGCATGGAAGTGGAGGTTTGAAGAGCTGgg
The Polyodon spathula isolate WHYD16114869_AA chromosome 22, ASM1765450v1, whole genome shotgun sequence genome window above contains:
- the LOC121297281 gene encoding malectin-like translates to MRQAAGLCLLSGLLALCGAAAAVPSLADRVIWAVNCGGEAHTDAHGIQYKKDPLEGKLGKASDYGMRLPILRSSPEDQILYQTERYNEDSFSYEVPIREEGEYVVVLKFAEVYFAQSQQKVFDVKLNSHFVVKDLDIFDKVGHSTAHDEIIPFSIVKGKLSVNGEVSTFNGKLTVEFVKGYYDNPKVCGLYVMKGTVEDVPKLQPHPGLEKKEEEEEEEEYEEGGEGKTTPAAKHRVQSGPRTPNPYAADNSSLMFPILVSFGVFIPTLFCLCRL